One Lepus europaeus isolate LE1 chromosome 4, mLepTim1.pri, whole genome shotgun sequence genomic window, tcccccatcTGGCCACCCGGGGTATTGTTCAGTGGCCTCCACGGTCCTTGGAAGCCTTGCTGAGATCCCGGGCCTAgttcccagcccctctcccctgggCCTCTCTGCGCTGCTCTGGGCTGAGGTGAGGGGGCCAAGCCCACCCCCCACATTCCACAACCCTGATCCCCCTCCCCGCTTCCCTTCCCACAGCCGCCTCCATTTCCTGTTGTGCTGGGGGAGCTGTGGCGTTCTCTGGGCTCTGctcacccctccttctcctccaggcCTTTCATCACACTTTCCCAAATATTTGTCCTGGCAGATAAGAGCCTGGTATTGAAACTGTCACCCAGAAGATGGGCTGTCAGAGTCGGCGGCCCAGGCACGCTGTCCagccagcctccccacccccgcgcATGTGCAGGGAAACTAAGGCCGGAGAGAGGCCGGGGCTCAGCAGCGGGGGGTGGAGGGTCGGGCCTGTGGTCAGGAGTGGCCCTCAGCCTCCGACTTCAGCCCCATGGACACAGAGGCTGGGTGGCCCTGCTGGGGCTTACTctgtaggagccaggtgctaggaTGGGCCATGGCCCGGCCTCTGCCCACTGCGGGCCCTGATCCCTGTTTAACTCCACAGGACACCATGCAGCTTCCGGCTGTGGGGCCAGCTCCGGGGCTGAAAGGTGGGTAGACTGGGGAGCCACCACTACAGTGCCCCTCAGCCTCCTTTTCCTCTAATTCCAGTGGGTTTCCATGGTGAACACTTGGACTGCTCCCGGgtcggggtaggggtggggggaacCTGCATCGGAGCTCTGCTTGTGCAGAGCCCTTGGCACAAGTCCTCTATTGGGTCCTTTGCAGGCTGCCATCCGGCTCtgctcagcccagggcctggcctggtgCCAGCCTCGGGCTCCCTTCTCCTGTCAGTTCCCCTCATTGGTTGGGAGCTcccaagctccctccctgccccaggcctctctcagcacccccttccctcctgcctgcccacgTCAGCCTTGctcctcagggctggggctgaccaaGCAATCAGTGTGCAGCCCAGCAGGCCCAGTGACTGCCCACCTGTCTCATGAAAAGTCCTTCCTCAGAGGATGTCCCTGGGAGGACCAATCACTGAGTACCAGAGCCCCCAACCCCGGGCCCCTCCAGCACCTGCTCCCACTCTGAGCACCTGAGACCCTGTCTCCTCCGCCCTCCAAGTAGGCCAGCTCCGGGCTTCACAGGAGCACGGGCAGCTGCGGGAAAAAGGCTCAGAAGGTGACCTGGGAAGTCATGCAGGAACCGCAGGCCTGGGAATTGCTTCCCCAGGATTTCCTGAGTCTTTCTCTTGCCTCCTGCCTGGGCACAGCGCCGCTGCACGACGCGGCGGTTGGGGGTCTGCAGGGACTGGGACTGAGGTCTGGAGGAGTCCCAGGGGCCCTGGCACTGGGCAAGCAGGCCCCGGAATCCGGCGGGGAGGCCCCAGTCTGTGAGGGACGGGGGAGGTGAGCCCCCCAGGGATGTGGAGGCTGTACGTGCAGAgcctcctcccagggtcagcTCAGGAGCGGCTCTGAGGTCCCCGCGCTCACCCCTGTTGCCTCCTGTTCCGAAGGCCGGTCGCTGCTGCTGTCTCTGCTGTTGCTGCTGGGCCCGGaagcctcccagggcctggtcATCACTCCTCCAGGGCCAGAACTGGTCCTCAACATCTCCAGCACCTTCGTGCTCACCTGCTCGGGTTCGGCTCCGGTGGTGTGGGAGCGGCTGTCCCAGGAGCCCTGGCAGGAAGTGGCCGTGAACCAGGACGGCACCTTCTCCAGCGTGCTCACCCTGAGCAATGTCACTGGGACAGACACCGGCGAGTACTTCTGCAGCTACAACGGCTCGCAGGGGCTGGACCCCAGCGAGCGGAAGCGGCTCTACATCTTTGTGCCAGGTGAGGCCCTGGCCCGAGtgggctccctctccctcccctcctttttcCACTGCAGCCGTCAGGGGCGGTACAGAGAAGGCTCCCGAGACCTCGTGAAATGCATCTGTGTTAGAAATGTAGACTCGCTGGGGAATCCAGCCTGGCTCCCCCAGGACTCTGTTCATCCCCCCTCCCCACTCAGGATCCGCATGTGCTCCTGGCAGCCAAGCCCACTCCTGTCccccaagacctggctgctctcagCTGgctcccgtctgctcctcttggCCTCCATACCCCACCCTCCTTGCTCCCCAAGCTTTAGGTGCCAGCCGCACTTGAACTTGaggtttctcttctttctcctggtGCTGTCCAATAGCAAATGTTGGAGTTGGAAGGGACCTCTGAGAGCATCTGGAGCGTTTGGTGCTGTAACACAACACCCAGGATTTGTGATGAACAGAAATCTTTTGGGTCCAAGATCACTGGCCGGCACCTGGGGAGGAATTTCTTGCTACGTCATCCCATGGCAGGAGGCAGAAGGACAAGAGAGAGCAGGGGGGAGCAGACTTGCACTTGGGAATGGCACTGTCCCACTCATGAAGGCGGGGCCTTCATGGCCTACTCACCTCTTCATAGTGTTGCCACGGCAGTTACAGCTCAACCtgagttttggaggggacaaATGTCCAACCTGTAGCAGCACTTTCATtctgttatttgtttgtttgtttgtttgtttgtttatttgaaaggcagagttacaggcggggagagagagagagagagatagagagagggaggcaggaggggagggagggaggttggctggttcactccctagatggctgcaatgtccagaactgtgctgatccaaagccagaagctaggagcttcttccaggtcccccacgcaggtgcaggggcccaaagacttgggccatcttctcctgctttcccaggacatagcggggagctggatcagaagtggagcagctgggacttgaaccggtgcccatatgggatgctggcactgcaggtagtggctttaactgctacaccacagcgctggcctcagcacCTTTATTCTGGAAAAGGGAGACTGAgggccagagaggggaggggacttGCTCGAAGTCACACATCGAGTTAGTAATGGTCGGAAATCCTGTTCCCCTGACCCTCCTTCTTGGCTCCGCCCCGGCAGATCCCACCATGAGCTTCCTCCCTACGGAACCTGAGGAACTCTTCATCTTCCTCACGGAGGTAACTGAGACCACAATTCCGTGCCGAGTGACAGACCCTCGGCTGGTGGTGACGCTGCACGAGAAGAAGGAGGACGTCCCGCTGCCCATCCCCTATGACCACCAACGTGGCTTCTCGGGGACCTTTGAGGACAAGACCTATGTGTGCAAAACCACCATCGGGGACAGGGAGGTGGATTCCGATGCCTACTACGTCTACAGCCTCCAGGGTGAGCCCCCCTTTGGGCCCGGTGCTAGGCAGAGGCAGGTACACCCCGTCACAGAGGCACAGTCCTCCACGGGCCAGCAAGCATCAACTCCATTTTTCTCTGGGCCCTCAGATAGCCTGGGAGGGGAGGCAGTGCTGCCCCGTTTTACACATGAGGAAACTGGAGGCTTCCAGAGAGGGTGGCGCTTGCCCGTGGTCAAGGACTGTGTTCAGGGCGGACCTGGGCTGTACCACGTGGTTGGCAAAGACACAGGCTTTGGAGCCAGCTGAGTTTGAATCCGAGCTCTGCCACTTCCTATCCGAATGACTTTGCCCAGGACACGTAATCTCTAAGTCCTGTGCAAAACAGGAATAAAAATTCCTGCCCATCCTATGGGATTATTGTGAAGATTAACACCAAAGGCAGAGGCTCCTCATCCAGGATGTGCAGCCGATTAGACAACTACCACGGCTCGAGAACGGAGATTTTGTCTGCTGCGTTCACACAGAGCAGCCCCCGGTGTACAGCACGCGTTCACCAAATATGGGTTGGAGGATGCATCGGCATTCGTTCAGCCCTCTCCGGACCCCTAGCGCATCCTCAGGTTGAATCGCTGGTGGCTGGGGACGGCTTCCCCAGCCTTGGGTCAATCTCTCTCCTGCAGTGTCATCCATCAACGTCTCTGTGAATGCGGTGCAGACCGTGGTCCGCCAGGGCGAGAACATCACCATCATGTGCATCGTGACCGGCAACGAGGTGGTCAACTTCGAGTGGCGGTACCCCCGCCAGGAGGTAAAGCCGGCCCTGGGGCTTGGAGAGGGGAGAGGCCAGGCAGGGATGGAACCCTCAGCCTGCAGGCTGACTTCTCACGGACCCCTCCTCATCTGGGGGCTCGTCCTCGCCTGTCCCTGCAGAGTGGGCGGCTGGTGGAGCCAGTGACCGACTTCCTGTTTGATGTGCCCTCCCACATCCGCTCCATCCTGCACATCCCCAACGCCGAGACAGGCGACTCTGGGACCTACATCTGCAACGTGTCAGAGAGCGTGAATGACCATCGCGATGAAAAGGCCATCAATGTCACTGTGGTTGGTGGGTGCCTTGGGCCcagtccccacccccagtctGAGCTGGACCCAgaccctggcacagccccagggtACAGTCAGCCACTCTCTGGGCCAGCTTTACCTCTGTGCCAACCAAAGCCCCAGTTCTGGGAAAGACCCAAACCAAAATGCAGTGTCAGCCCCAAATCCACCCCGAATCCCAGCCTACTCTTCCTGCCTGACCAGAACCCCAGCTCCAATATGATTTTTAATCCTGCCCACCATCCTAGGCCCAGGCAGCCCCCTTCCTAAATTCAGCTAAGCCCAGACACAGAACTCCAACTCCAAGCCCCACCTCAAAGCTGGGCCCCACACCAACAGCTCTTGctgttggcccagccccaacttgCACCTGGCTCCTTTGGCGCTAAAGTCTGAAGCTCCGCCCCCCAGAAGGCGGGGCTCCTTGGGTGCCCACTTGATACCCAGCCCCCGGTTGGCACTGCCCCATTGGTGGCCGGGCATGGCCCCGCCCTGACGGCCCGCCCCTTGCAGAGAGCGGCTATGTGCGGCTGCTGGGAGAGCTGGGCGCGCTGCAGTTCGCCGACCTGCACCGGAGCCGGACGCTGCAGGTGGTGTTCGAGGCCTACCCTCCGCCCACCGTCCTGTGGTTCAAGGACAACCGCACCCTGGGTGACTCCAGCGCTGGCGAGATCGCCCTGTCCACACGCAATGTGTCCGAGACCCGGTGAGCAGCCGCTCGGCGCACCCAGGCCCACCTCTGGCACCCTGGGGGGTGCTGAGGCTGTGGTGCAACCAGAGCAGGGTCCATCCCTCCTTGAGCATCTGGTCCAGCGGGGGGACATGGGCGCCAGCCAGATGGTCACTCCGACACTTGTGATGAGcagagctgcaggtggtagcCACAGGAACAGCCCGAGCCGCTACCTTGGAAGCTTGGTCCTGCTACCTAGGAAGCCCGAGCTAGATACTGGCGGATACTAGTGGGGTTAAAGCATGCCAGACCCTCAGGAAGGGGGTGGAATAGGGCCTCCCTGCCCGCTCCCAGTCCCTCCCCGGCCTCACCTGGGACACCTGTGCAACTCCCAGGGCCTTGTTTCTCCTGCCTGTCCAGGGgagcgggggggtgggggtgggggggtggaggagCCCTTCCTGCTCTGACAGCTGGCTCTCCCGGCCTACACTGCTCCCCAGGTACGTGTCAGAACTGACGCTGGTGCGGGTGAAGGTGGCGGAGGCGGGCAGGTACACCATGCGAGCTTTCCATGAGGACGCCGAggcccagctctccttccagctgCAGGTCAACGGTGAGGGtcacccctgcccccttccctgctGCGTCTTCCCACATCcacgcaggaagctggaacccaggAGACTGCGTCCTGGGACCCTACCTGTGGCCCTCTGATCCAGGGGTGTCCTCTccctgggcctcggtttccccaccTGTCCAAGGTGGCCTTGGCTAGATGGGTATTTCTAAAACCTCAGGCGTTCATGCACCAAGGTCACAAGTTTCCCTCCTTGCATCACACTCATTGTACAGTAGGGGGAGCTGCGGGCGAGTTCTGTAGGTTAGAAGGTAACAAGGGGAAAAAGGCAGAGTCAGGCTCAGGAGGGTGGTGAGCAGGGTGGGCCTCACGGGGGAGGTGCCATCTGCTCTACGACTTGAAGACTGTGAGGGAATTGGCCAAGCGGATGTTGGGGTCAaggcagggcagaggccagagccatggcaGAAAGGCCCGAGTGGTCAGaacagggggaggggaggtcagAGAGCAGGGAGGCAGTGAGGGGTGGGCAGAGGGCGGGTCCCTGAGGGCCCGGTCCAGCTTTACCACAGCCCAGATGAAGAGCCTTCCCAGGGTTCTGAGCTGACGGATGACACGATCCTGACTCCGTGTTTCGTCAATCGGCTCgcctaaaataagcttattttgaaagacaaaatataacCTCCCAATTGTAGATGGAAACTCAGCGTCACATGTCCTGAGTCTAAGGCAGCCACTAAAATAAGCTCAGAGGAAACAAAACAATGCGATTACACGCCAGCTCTGTGAGCGTGGCCGCCCCAGCTCCAGTCGCAGGGCCGCTCCCTTCTTGTTAAAAAGGAAGATTAGCAAGTCTCGGAGAGGTGTTAAACACACAGCAGTCCCTCCTGAGACTTGCCCTTTGAAGTGCCCTGAAGTGCCCGCAGCTTTCCTGGTAGTCAGTGTTCACCTGCTTTTAATGTTcgcctccctgtctcccccacccTTCCAGGGGACCCGAGCAGGTCCTCCCTGGCCAGTCCCTTCCTGCTGACCCCACACTTCCGggccctgtcccctctccccgcAGTCCCTGTCCGTGTGCTGGAGCTGAGCGAGAGCCACCTCGCCAGTGGGGAGCAGATAGTTCGCTGTCGTGGCCGGGGCATGCCTCAGCCGAATGTCACCTGGTTTACCTGCAGAGACCTGAAAAGGTGAGCCCACCCAGGCCGGGCTCGGTCTCCTGGGCACCCACAGCCTGTGTCTAGCCCAGCCCTTTCCTCTGTAAACGctgctccaggctgcagccacatTGTGGAATGCCAGCCTGCCATCTCCTTGGACACTGCATGACCCGAACTGTCGCTTCTCCTGACCTTGATCCCTGAGCGCCCCAGGAACCTCACCTGATCAGGGTGGTTCGCGCGTGATAGATAGAGGCAGGGTTCAGTTCAGGTTCTGCCTCTACCCCTGACACGGcccccagctgtgtgaccctggaggcAAATGAGTGGAGTGGATCTCACAACCTGGGGTTTTCCGTTGTGGAGTGGGATCGCCCCCTGCTGGTCATTCGACGGAGCACGGCGCCGAACCCCgggtggagggaggcagcaggggactgGACAAGCCCTCCTTGCTTCCCCCACCACTCGTTGGCTCTGCCTGCAGGTGCCCATCCGAGCTGCCGCCCACACCGCTGGGGAACCGCTCCGAGGACGAGAGCCAGCTAGAGACCAACGTGACGTACTGGGCGGAGGAGCAGGAGTTCGAGGTGGTGAGCACGCTGCGCCTGCGCCACGTGGATCAGCCGCTGTCGGTGCGCTGCGTGCTGCGCAACCTGCGTGACTACGACACCAAGGAGGTCACCGTGGTGCCGCACTGTGAGTCCGCCGGCGTCCCTCGCCCCTCCACACCCCTGCATTCCTGGTGACTGTGCCCAGGCGCCCACACGGCGCGTCTGTAGCAGCCCAGAGCACTGTGAAACTGGCCAGggcacatgcatgtgtgcaaaCACAGGTCTATAAACTGGATGTGAACGAAACTGTGTGTGTGGCACGTGTAACCCGTCTGTGCACCTGTGCCACATGCCTGGCACGTAGGGATCTGTGAACCGGGTACTGAGAGGCGCCTGATCCCCAAAGATGTGCGTGAAGCTGGCAGGTGCATCTGGGAGCCTGGACTTGGGATGCCTGGCTGTCTGGGTAGCCGCCGAGGGCGTGTACGTGAGCGTGATGTGAGCATGCCTAGACCCTGGGTGGACAGGCCCCTGGACTTGTCCATGcacgtgcctgtgtgtgcacagacctgcctcctggcccctgccctgtggTACGTGGGTGGGTCTCCTACTTCCGGCATCACCCTCATGCTCCCTGTGGGCACACACATCCCTGGGCCAGCTGCTGTGTGGTCAGACAGTGTGGACAGCGGCCCACAGACCAGCTCTGAGTTGTTGTATGGTGCCCGGAGTGGATGCCATGCACCAACCAGGGACAGCTGGGGTGGCTGGAGGAAGCCTCCCCTTCCTTACTCAGAGTGGGCTCCTGGAGAGATGGGGGCTTGCTTCCCAGGATGGAGGTGTGGCTGGTACAAGTGACATGGGCCAGGGACCCTGAGCAGGAAGTGTGGGGAGGAGACCCTGGGGAGGCAAGACAGCGCTCTCTGTGGGGTAGAgaagggcaggtgggagggagagtttCCAGGGTGcccagtgggcagggcaggggagagtcTGTCCCAGGTAGATGGGGAGGAGTGGGGACGTGTGCAGCAAAGCTGTGAAGGAGACTCAGGCTTGGGTGTCCCAGTGTGGGGCCTGTGTGCTTAGTGAGGTAGCCCTGTGGATGCACTTCAGAGCACCTGTCACTGCCCTACCTCCCTTCccagctcacccccaccccatgctccCGGGTGGAactgggcaggaggcagaggctctATGTGCAGCTTCCTGCCCCTGAGTGGCTGCCCACGCAGGTCATTGGCCACTGGGTCAGGCATGGAACTCAGCTCAGGTCCACTCAGGCATGGTTTCAGAGAGAAATGAGAGTGGCCCAGGCCGCATGGCAGGCCCGGGCAGTGGACAGGATGAAGGCAAGGGGTTTGGCCCTGGCGCGGGCAGAAGGTGGTGAGGCCGGCAGAGAGCTGGGGTCATGGGAGGCATGGGGTGTCTGCCGGGGAAGCTAAAGACGTGACTGGAGCCAGGATGGAGAGGCTGACCTGGTGGGCCGCTGGGCAGGGTCACGGCGGGGTGGGAAATGAAGACAGACGACTTGCGAGGCCAGCGGTCAGTGGAATGAAGGAGGCAGCTGCCCAGGCCCTGCTTACCCAAggcctgctctgctccctgcccccagcgcTGCCCTTCAAAGTGGTGGTGATCTCGGCCATCCTGGCCTTGGTGGTACTGACGATCATCTCCCTCATCATCCTCATCATGATCTGGCAGAAGGTGAGTGCTCCCCAAACCCCGCCAGGAGCCCCATTCTGCAGGGGCTCCCCTGCCCTCCCGCGCTCGCACCCTCCTGGAACCCTGCTTGAGTTGACCGTGTGCGGGGTGCAGCCTGGAGCTCACGTGGGGATTTATAGAGAATGACGCTGGGTGTCTGAGCCGCCTCCACCCCCAGCAGCCTGGGCTATCTGGGACTTCCGGGCTGCGACTGCGCCCCAGGACCCCTGCTCCAGCATCATCCCTCTCAtcccagccacagggcacggCCTCTTTGGGGGAAGCGCACTGGCTTTAGGGTTCTTTGGGCTCCCTGCACGGACACGCCTGGGTCCACTGAGGAGCACTGTGCTCCTCCTAACTTTAGTGTCTGTTCCGACCCTTCACCGCTCTGTGATGCCAGCGGTGTACGGTTCCCGACCCTCTCGTCCCTGTCCGGTGCTGTGATCCCAACATCCTGCCCTGAGATTCCTGCTCTGCCTGACCTAGCCTGGGAGGCCCCGTCCGCCCCCAGCAGAGTCCCCCTACTTCATCCCCTTTCTTTCTGGGGCTGCCTGTGCTGCTCCTCCCatccatggagcagctggggctctgggaGAAGCTGGCATGGAGGTTCTGATGACCCAGGCCCCACCATCAGCTGCTCCTCAGCTTGCCAAGTCCCACAGGCTCCTCCGCCACTGTCCCCTCTGGGCCCCTGAAGGCTGTGGCTCAGCCGTTCGTTTGCTGTGTGACTTCAGATGTGGCCCtgtccctctctgggcctccgtcTGTCCTCTGCGGGGCTGGCCTGTTGGACCTTAAGGTCAGAGACCCCCATGACAGTCCATTCCTGCTCTTGGTGCTGCAGAAGCCACGCTACGAGATCCGGTGGAAGGTGATCGAGTCCGTGAGCTCTGATGGCCACGAGTACATCTACGTGGACCCCATGCAGCTGCCCTACGACTCCACATGGGAGCTGCCGCGGGACCAGCTTGTGCTCGGTCAGTGCTAGGAGGCCTCCCGTGGCAGCTCTGAGACCTAGGGCTGGAGTCTTGCCTTCTTTGGCCCCCAGCGCTGAGGTCTTGTGACGGTGAGACCCCTCCAAGGCGAGAGAGGACCTAGGAGGACAGGctggggaagtgggggtggggggtgtcgaGGAGCCATGTGCCCTGGGGAGACAGGACGGCTCTGGGGGTGGTTGACCCGGGAGAGTGGCCCTGCGCCCCCTGAGAGGGGTGGCAGCTGCCACTTCCTGGTCGGCCAGGAGCTGAGGGCTCATCTCTACCCCAGGTCGCACCCTTGGCTCCGGCGCCTTCGGGCAGGTGGTGGAGGCCACAGCCCACGGCCTCAGTCACTCGCAGGCCACCATGAAGGTGGCAGTGAAGATGTTGAAATGTGAGTCCTGGACCCCACTCCCCCCGGGCTCTCTGTGGACGTTCAGTCTCTCTCTGGGCAGACTGTGCGGCCACACCACACGAGAGGGCGCCACACCCCGGCCTCCtggtgcctcccccacccctggccacttGGTCTCCCAGCACGGGAAGGGGCATCCGCAGAGCCACAGTGACAGGCCCTGGCTGGGCCCCTCTTGCCCTCAGCCACAGCCCGGAGCAGCGAGAAGCAAGCCCTCATGTCCGAGCTGAAGATTATGAGTCACCTCGGGCCACACCTGAACGTGGTCAACCTGCTGGGGGCCTGCACCAAAGGAGGTGAGCAAGCCCACTCCCCGGAGGCTTAGGGGAAGCACCTGGTCCCTGGCCACTCCCaactcgcccccccccccccccccccggccgcaGGTGGTTCACAGATACCAGGACCCTCCCGCAGGAggggccccacccagcccagcccaagcccTCATTTCACAGTCCCAGACATGACACTGGTGCAATCAAAAACACTCCGGcgcaggtcccagctgcttccaaaTCCAGGTGTCCACTTGATTTGCACAACACGTTTTGAGATATTAACAACTCATGTGACCCTGGGATGAGTTACATGAGGGGGTGTCTGAAAGTTCATAGCAGAATGAAATCAAAAGTtgggtttattttggggcaaagaTTCTGAACTCCATGCAGAGTTTTTGCATAACGTATATTGATTTGCCATAAACTCCTGGgacacctccatgggagacccccaGTGTGCTTTCTCTCAGATCCTGGAAGGATGTCTCTCTGGCCaactgtgtttatttgaaagctctGATTGCAAGTtcgaccaaaaaaaaaaaaagttactattcTGCAGCTGTGTATTGTGATATTTGGGATTTTCCTTGGTATTGAGCAAGCAGAACAAAATACGGAAGTACGCTGTGTGCACAGGCCAGCGGAGGTCCTCAGCGATGACTCGTTTCAAAGTTAATGTTTCCCTCAATGTCTTAAAGCTCCCGCTGATTGAGTAAAGGCATTGAACTTGCATAGAACCCGTAAGCTCTGGCTCCATCGTCAGCTTTGCCTTGCAAACCTATCAGTCATGGCGTGCTTGGCACGCGCCATGCTGACAGAGACACTGTGGCACTATCTCATTCATCCTCTGAGTGTCGCTAGCCCCACGGAATAGATGTGCAAACTAAGTCCCAGGGAGACTAAGGGCCTTGCTCCTAGGAGAGCCTGGGTCTGCACGGCCTCGAGCCCCCGGGCGAGCTGCCTCTCCCCCAGCACCCTGCCTGGTGGTTAGCGTCTTGGCCCTGAGCCCGGTGCCCCCACAGGGCCCATCTACATCATCACCGAGTACTGCCGCTATGGCGACCTGGTGGACTACCTGCACCGCAACAAGCACACCTTCCTGCAGCAGCACTCCGACAAGCGCCGCCCGCCCAGCGCCGAGCTCTACAGCAACGCCCTGGCCGTCGGCCTGCGGCTGCCCAGGTACCCAGCGGGATGCTGCGGCCCGTGGTGGGGGGGGGCACCTGCTCGCTGCCTCCTTGTCCAGGAGAGGAAGCTGAGGCCATGGGGAGTGGTGAAGGGGGGCGCCACAGGCTGTCCAGCCCATGTGAGGGAATGATGGGGTGATGGTAGCAGTGCTGGGGACGCCTGCCCCCTGCTTGGCCGTGC contains:
- the PDGFRB gene encoding platelet-derived growth factor receptor beta gives rise to the protein MQLPAVGPAPGLKGRSLLLSLLLLLGPEASQGLVITPPGPELVLNISSTFVLTCSGSAPVVWERLSQEPWQEVAVNQDGTFSSVLTLSNVTGTDTGEYFCSYNGSQGLDPSERKRLYIFVPDPTMSFLPTEPEELFIFLTEVTETTIPCRVTDPRLVVTLHEKKEDVPLPIPYDHQRGFSGTFEDKTYVCKTTIGDREVDSDAYYVYSLQVSSINVSVNAVQTVVRQGENITIMCIVTGNEVVNFEWRYPRQESGRLVEPVTDFLFDVPSHIRSILHIPNAETGDSGTYICNVSESVNDHRDEKAINVTVVESGYVRLLGELGALQFADLHRSRTLQVVFEAYPPPTVLWFKDNRTLGDSSAGEIALSTRNVSETRYVSELTLVRVKVAEAGRYTMRAFHEDAEAQLSFQLQVNVPVRVLELSESHLASGEQIVRCRGRGMPQPNVTWFTCRDLKRCPSELPPTPLGNRSEDESQLETNVTYWAEEQEFEVVSTLRLRHVDQPLSVRCVLRNLRDYDTKEVTVVPHSLPFKVVVISAILALVVLTIISLIILIMIWQKKPRYEIRWKVIESVSSDGHEYIYVDPMQLPYDSTWELPRDQLVLGRTLGSGAFGQVVEATAHGLSHSQATMKVAVKMLKSTARSSEKQALMSELKIMSHLGPHLNVVNLLGACTKGGPIYIITEYCRYGDLVDYLHRNKHTFLQQHSDKRRPPSAELYSNALAVGLRLPSHMSLTGESDGGYMDMSKDESVDYVPMLDMKGDVKYADIDSSNYMAPYDNYVPSAPERTYRTTLINESPLLSYTDLVGFSYQVANGMEFLASKNCVHRDLAARNVLICEGKLVKICDFGLARDIMRDSNYISKGSTFLPLKWMAPESIFNSLYTTLSDVWSFGILLWEIFTLGGTPYPELPMNEQFYNAIKRGYRMAQPAHASDEIYEIMQKCWEEKFEIRPPFSQLVLLLERLLGEGYKKKYQQVDEEFLRSDHPAILRSQARFPGFHGLRSPLDTGSVLYTAVQPNEGDNDYIIPLPDPKPEVADEGPLEGSPSLASSTLNEANTSSTISCDSPLEPQEEAELEPQVEAPEEPQPEQEQPADPGCLGLRAEAEDSFL